A portion of the Flavobacterium magnum genome contains these proteins:
- a CDS encoding serine hydrolase domain-containing protein yields the protein MNYTKWHRVGLLMILAVVLSSCKLGRFVVYNFADIKDYKKFPSRALVSHERKFRFDSTSNGKYPKAIKVGNRKDSISLDRLLESHSTVAFLIIRNDTIQYEKYFKGYNRESIIPSFSMAKSVTSILIGCAIDDGLIKSVDEPVTHYLPELEKNGFGKVTIKHLLQMTSALDFSESYFNPFGEAASFYYGRNLKREVSKLKLKGEPGKTFDYVSGNTQLLGEVLASALKGKTVTQYFQEKLWTPLEMEYDGSWSIDKKNNGTEKAFCCINARARDFAKIGRLYLNKGAWNGRQIVSRKWVEESTKADTTEGGADYYKYQWWLPSANGDFMAEGILGQYIYVNPEKNVVIVRMGKNGGGVNWSDFFIALAGYADRH from the coding sequence ATGAATTATACAAAATGGCACAGGGTGGGCCTCCTCATGATCCTTGCGGTCGTATTGTCATCGTGTAAACTCGGTCGGTTTGTGGTCTACAATTTCGCCGATATCAAAGATTACAAGAAGTTTCCATCGCGGGCGTTGGTGAGCCATGAGAGGAAATTCAGGTTTGATTCGACTTCAAACGGGAAATATCCGAAAGCCATTAAGGTGGGCAACCGAAAGGATTCCATTTCGCTTGACCGGCTGCTCGAAAGCCACAGCACCGTCGCGTTCCTGATCATCAGGAATGATACGATACAGTATGAAAAGTATTTCAAGGGATACAATCGGGAAAGTATCATACCGTCATTTTCGATGGCCAAATCCGTGACGTCGATCCTTATCGGCTGTGCGATTGATGATGGTTTGATCAAGTCGGTTGATGAACCCGTGACGCATTACCTTCCTGAACTCGAAAAGAACGGCTTTGGGAAAGTGACTATAAAGCATTTGCTGCAGATGACCTCGGCGCTGGATTTCAGTGAGAGTTACTTTAACCCGTTCGGTGAAGCGGCTTCCTTTTATTATGGACGGAACCTGAAGCGTGAAGTGTCCAAACTTAAGCTAAAAGGCGAACCCGGAAAGACTTTCGACTACGTGAGCGGGAATACGCAGCTGTTGGGGGAAGTTCTGGCAAGCGCCCTGAAGGGAAAAACGGTCACGCAATATTTCCAGGAAAAATTATGGACACCGCTCGAGATGGAGTACGATGGTTCGTGGAGTATCGACAAAAAGAACAACGGGACGGAAAAGGCGTTCTGCTGTATTAATGCCCGCGCGCGGGATTTTGCCAAAATCGGCCGACTCTACCTCAATAAAGGCGCATGGAACGGCAGGCAGATCGTCTCCCGCAAATGGGTAGAGGAATCGACAAAAGCAGATACCACCGAAGGCGGCGCGGATTATTATAAGTACCAATGGTGGCTGCCCTCGGCAAACGGGGATTTTATGGCTGAAGGCATTCTCGGGCAGTATATTTATGTAAATCCCGAAAAAAACGTCGTGATTGTGAGGATGGGTAAAAATGGCGGCGGTGTGAACTGGTCCGATTTTTTCATCGCATTGGCGGGTTACGCTGACAGACATTAA
- a CDS encoding MDR family MFS transporter: MVKEENDLVEYGFRRVIITITAVLCALLEIVDTTIVNVALTDMRGSLGATLTDVAWVITAYAIANVIVIPMTSWLSQQFGRRNYFAVSIVIFTISSFLCGNAGNIWELVVFRFIQGLGGGALLVTAQTIITESYPAAKRGMAQAIYGMGVIVGPTLGPPLGGYIVEHYSWPYIFYINIPIGIIAVILTLSFVRSPKYGEKLKANQVDWIGILLLMAFIGSLQFVLEHGQQDDWFDDPLITGLSVVSLFGLILFIWRQLTYQYPIVNLSVLKDRNLRVGTFMCFILGFGLYGSTLVIPIYTQQILGWTATDAGLLLIPGSITTAFMMPIVGNLIQKGVPQPYLVAVGFLIFFFFTFSMHNAMTPDTGVEHLFWPLIMRGIGLGLLFVPITTMALSTLQGKSIGEGAAFTGMMRQLGGSFGIAIITTFITRYTQKHRVDLVSHLDGSRLEVQQRISGMQQAFMSKGFSSSEALAKAHQALDYNVLKQATVLSYMDVFLYLGILFLCCIPVILFVKRGKNKVDLSEAVH; the protein is encoded by the coding sequence ATGGTTAAAGAAGAAAATGATTTGGTCGAATACGGCTTCAGGCGGGTAATCATTACCATTACGGCCGTGCTGTGCGCGCTGCTGGAGATTGTCGACACGACGATTGTAAACGTAGCGCTCACCGACATGCGCGGCAGCCTTGGCGCCACGCTGACCGATGTGGCCTGGGTGATCACCGCCTACGCCATTGCCAACGTCATCGTCATCCCGATGACGAGTTGGCTCTCGCAGCAGTTCGGGAGGCGAAATTACTTCGCCGTGTCCATCGTGATCTTTACGATCTCATCCTTCCTTTGCGGAAACGCCGGCAACATCTGGGAACTCGTGGTTTTCCGTTTCATACAGGGACTTGGAGGCGGCGCACTGCTTGTCACCGCACAAACCATCATTACCGAAAGTTATCCGGCAGCCAAACGCGGCATGGCACAGGCCATCTATGGTATGGGTGTCATCGTCGGACCTACGCTCGGGCCGCCTTTAGGTGGCTATATTGTCGAACATTATTCATGGCCCTACATCTTTTACATCAACATCCCGATTGGAATTATTGCTGTAATACTCACACTGAGTTTCGTGCGCAGTCCCAAATATGGCGAGAAACTCAAGGCGAATCAGGTCGATTGGATCGGGATCCTCCTGCTCATGGCTTTCATCGGGTCGCTGCAGTTTGTCCTGGAGCACGGGCAGCAGGATGATTGGTTTGATGATCCCCTGATTACAGGCCTCAGCGTCGTATCCTTATTCGGTTTGATCTTATTTATCTGGCGGCAGCTTACATACCAATATCCTATCGTGAACCTCAGCGTACTCAAGGACAGAAACCTGCGCGTAGGGACATTTATGTGCTTCATCCTCGGTTTCGGACTGTACGGGTCTACACTGGTGATCCCGATTTACACCCAGCAAATATTGGGATGGACTGCCACAGACGCCGGATTGTTGCTGATTCCGGGTTCGATTACCACGGCTTTTATGATGCCGATTGTCGGAAACCTGATCCAGAAGGGTGTGCCCCAACCCTACCTGGTAGCCGTCGGCTTCCTGATTTTTTTCTTTTTTACATTCTCTATGCACAACGCCATGACACCCGATACCGGCGTAGAACATTTATTCTGGCCACTGATCATGCGTGGCATCGGATTGGGACTGCTATTTGTCCCGATCACCACAATGGCGCTGTCTACCCTGCAAGGGAAAAGCATCGGCGAAGGTGCCGCGTTTACCGGCATGATGCGCCAGCTTGGGGGATCATTCGGGATTGCGATCATCACAACGTTTATTACAAGATATACGCAAAAGCACCGCGTGGATCTGGTGTCGCACCTCGATGGCAGCAGGCTGGAAGTACAGCAGCGCATCAGCGGCATGCAACAGGCCTTTATGTCTAAGGGATTTTCGTCCAGCGAAGCACTTGCGAAAGCCCACCAGGCATTGGACTACAACGTGTTAAAACAGGCGACAGTGCTCTCTTACATGGACGTTTTTCTATATCTGGGCATCCTGTTCCTGTGTTGCATCCCGGTTATCCTATTTGTGAAAAGAGGAAAAAATAAGGTGGATTTGTCTGAAGCCGTGCACTAA
- a CDS encoding DUF983 domain-containing protein yields the protein MCTKGTKLYSIATGTCPKCQSGKMYIHKNPYNVTKMLTMHEHCSHCGFRFMVEPNFFFGAMYVSYGLAVMAGLFSFLITHYGFHAGVDVSFISIFATLFVLLPLITRGARSIYINIFVNYEKALSA from the coding sequence ATGTGCACCAAAGGAACAAAACTATACAGCATCGCCACCGGAACCTGCCCGAAATGCCAGTCAGGCAAAATGTACATCCACAAAAATCCGTACAACGTCACTAAAATGCTTACCATGCACGAACATTGCAGCCATTGCGGTTTCCGGTTCATGGTCGAACCGAATTTCTTCTTCGGGGCGATGTATGTCAGCTACGGACTTGCAGTAATGGCCGGGCTTTTCTCGTTTTTGATTACGCACTACGGCTTCCACGCCGGTGTCGACGTTTCTTTCATTTCCATATTTGCCACCTTGTTTGTACTCCTGCCCCTGATCACGCGCGGCGCCCGGAGTATCTACATCAACATATTTGTAAACTATGAAAAGGCACTCAGCGCCTAA
- a CDS encoding DUF3667 domain-containing protein — MTGKNCLNCDKVLTDKFCAGCGQKADTHRISFQHFIFHDLLHGTFHIDKGMLFTARQALTRPGKAALDYISGKRIRYYNVFYLVLITLGLLLFVRHFYSELLISRIGEAVPDPAHQTEANKALDQIYTQRSKILIFLFVPLSALNSFIVFRRRRLNLSEHAIIAGMVLLGMLLISMVGHLIYYINLVIPFSEGFATAVDISVVVLTMMYVAYAYINAFRADYSGFAMGCRIALMYLFMCVEVVLLLAFLIGLVSHWTYQGTFNLNPMGS; from the coding sequence ATGACTGGTAAAAACTGCCTCAACTGCGATAAGGTGTTAACAGATAAATTTTGTGCCGGCTGCGGCCAGAAAGCTGACACACACCGGATTTCTTTCCAGCATTTTATATTCCATGACCTGTTGCATGGTACATTCCATATCGATAAGGGCATGCTGTTTACGGCCCGGCAGGCGTTGACGCGTCCGGGGAAGGCCGCACTCGATTATATTTCCGGGAAGCGGATACGGTATTACAATGTGTTTTACCTGGTGTTGATCACGCTCGGACTTTTGCTGTTTGTGCGCCATTTTTACAGTGAACTGCTGATCAGCCGGATTGGGGAAGCCGTACCGGATCCTGCTCACCAGACGGAAGCAAATAAGGCATTGGACCAGATTTATACCCAGAGGAGTAAAATCCTGATCTTCCTTTTTGTGCCGTTGTCAGCGTTGAACAGCTTTATCGTATTCCGCCGGAGAAGACTGAACCTGAGTGAACACGCAATTATTGCGGGGATGGTCTTGTTAGGGATGCTGTTGATTTCGATGGTCGGGCATCTCATTTATTATATTAACCTCGTGATTCCGTTTAGTGAAGGCTTCGCCACGGCGGTTGATATTTCAGTGGTAGTCCTTACGATGATGTATGTGGCCTATGCTTATATAAACGCCTTCCGCGCCGATTATTCCGGTTTCGCTATGGGTTGCAGGATTGCATTGATGTACCTTTTCATGTGCGTTGAGGTGGTGTTGCTTTTGGCGTTCCTGATCGGACTGGTGTCGCATTGGACGTACCAGGGCACATTTAACTTAAACCCAATGGGTTCGTAA
- a CDS encoding helix-turn-helix domain-containing protein, which translates to MNEIAILNINQFRKPEAGEDFYANTLANHLVTSHKHIERPHKHDFYAAILFTKGTGRHHIDFRTFNVKPGSLFLMSPGQAHSWSLSAEADGFIFFHTKAFYDLHFINGIDSFTFFSPLRNTCELVLDGVALQETEQRFVKILAESGGAALKRDELILSLLSQIYIGFGRAAADQNPINAAQHSYSVRFHEFEKYVEQHFRTEKSAEAYAGMMHMTAKHLNRINKAVIGKTTTDIITERVLLEAKRMLIHSRKNLSEIAYELGFEDYGYFSKLFKRRVGVGVREFQSQSQ; encoded by the coding sequence ATGAACGAAATCGCCATACTCAACATCAATCAGTTCCGGAAGCCGGAAGCCGGGGAGGATTTTTACGCCAATACGTTGGCAAATCATTTGGTGACAAGCCATAAGCATATAGAGCGGCCGCACAAGCACGACTTTTATGCTGCCATCTTATTCACGAAAGGGACGGGTAGGCACCATATCGATTTCAGGACATTTAACGTAAAACCGGGCTCCCTGTTCCTGATGTCGCCCGGGCAAGCCCATAGCTGGTCCCTTTCTGCGGAAGCGGACGGATTCATATTCTTCCATACCAAAGCGTTTTATGACCTGCATTTCATCAACGGTATTGACAGTTTTACATTTTTTTCGCCGTTGCGCAATACATGTGAGCTCGTGCTGGATGGCGTGGCATTGCAGGAAACGGAACAACGGTTTGTCAAAATTCTCGCGGAAAGTGGCGGGGCGGCATTGAAGCGTGACGAACTGATCCTGAGCCTCCTCAGCCAAATTTACATCGGGTTTGGGCGCGCTGCTGCAGATCAAAATCCCATCAACGCTGCACAGCATTCTTATTCTGTGAGATTCCACGAATTTGAAAAGTACGTAGAACAGCACTTCCGCACTGAGAAATCCGCCGAAGCCTATGCCGGGATGATGCACATGACAGCCAAACACCTGAACCGCATCAACAAGGCGGTAATCGGCAAAACAACCACCGACATCATCACGGAACGTGTGCTGCTCGAAGCCAAACGGATGCTGATCCATTCGAGGAAAAACCTCAGTGAGATTGCCTATGAGTTGGGATTTGAGGACTATGGGTATTTTTCGAAACTGTTTAAAAGACGGGTTGGCGTTGGGGTTAGGGAGTTTCAGTCGCAGTCACAGTAG